In a single window of the Pseudomonas oryzihabitans genome:
- a CDS encoding cupin domain-containing protein codes for MNPDQPLQLLGGLTAREFLRDYWQQKPLLIRQALPNFQNPLEPDELAGLSLEEEIESRLIIGQDQTWELRRGPLPEDTFAGLPERDWTLLVQSVDQFVPEVAEVLESFRFLPNWRVDDVMVSYAAPGGGVGPHYDHYDVFLLQGHGRRRWRIGQQCTADSPLIDGLELKILADFQQTDEWVLEPGDMLYLPPGLAHDGIAEDECMTYSIGFRAPSAGEVLTHFTDFLAQFIPEDERYSDAGCAPASEHPAEIPPEAIKRLRGLMERHLSDDRLLLAWFGQHMTEPRYPERVAGENLSAKQLRKELDEGALLMRNPSGRIAWSRLEDEVMVFASGQSRLLPMRLQPLLDLLCSADVLHEANLAPWLQDDDAMRLIRELLQQGSLIFAGEDDDE; via the coding sequence ATGAACCCGGATCAACCCCTGCAACTGCTCGGCGGCCTGACCGCCCGTGAATTCCTCCGCGATTACTGGCAGCAGAAACCCCTGCTGATCCGCCAGGCCCTCCCGAACTTCCAGAATCCCCTGGAGCCCGACGAACTGGCCGGCCTGTCTCTGGAAGAGGAAATCGAATCCCGCCTGATCATCGGCCAGGACCAGACCTGGGAGCTGCGCCGCGGCCCGCTCCCGGAAGACACTTTCGCCGGCCTGCCCGAGCGGGACTGGACCCTGCTGGTGCAATCGGTCGACCAGTTCGTGCCCGAGGTGGCCGAGGTGCTGGAATCCTTCCGCTTCCTGCCCAACTGGCGCGTCGACGACGTCATGGTCAGCTATGCCGCCCCCGGTGGCGGTGTCGGCCCCCACTACGATCACTACGACGTCTTCCTGCTGCAGGGCCATGGCCGCCGCCGCTGGCGCATCGGCCAGCAATGCACCGCCGACAGCCCGCTGATCGACGGCCTGGAGCTGAAGATCCTCGCTGATTTCCAGCAGACCGACGAATGGGTCCTGGAACCGGGTGACATGCTCTACCTGCCGCCGGGCCTGGCCCATGACGGCATCGCCGAAGACGAGTGCATGACCTACTCCATCGGCTTCCGCGCGCCCAGTGCCGGCGAAGTGCTCACCCACTTCACCGACTTCCTCGCCCAGTTCATCCCCGAGGACGAGCGCTACAGCGACGCCGGTTGCGCGCCGGCCAGCGAGCATCCGGCGGAGATCCCGCCCGAGGCCATCAAGCGCCTGCGCGGCCTGATGGAGCGCCATCTGAGTGACGATCGCCTGCTGCTGGCCTGGTTCGGCCAGCACATGACCGAGCCGCGCTACCCGGAGCGGGTCGCCGGGGAAAACCTCAGCGCCAAGCAGCTGCGCAAGGAACTCGACGAAGGCGCACTGCTGATGCGCAACCCCAGTGGCCGCATCGCCTGGAGCCGCCTGGAAGACGAGGTGATGGTCTTTGCCAGCGGCCAGAGCCGCCTGCTGCCCATGCGGCTGCAACCGCTGCTCGACCTGCTATGCTCGGCGGACGTCTTGCACGAGGCCAATCTCGCGCCCTGGCTGCAGGACGACGATGCCATGCGCCTGATCCGCGAACTGCTCCAGCAGGGCAGCCTGATCTTCGCCGGAGAAGACGACGACGAGTGA